Proteins encoded together in one Campylobacter peloridis LMG 23910 window:
- the cas1 gene encoding type II CRISPR-associated endonuclease Cas1 has protein sequence MAYDEAFKSILISNQAKLSLELNHLVIKQDDKEARFFLKDINFIILESLQASITSSLLSILAKYKIILLTCDESHNINGIFSPFLGHFISAKVAKRQIKVSLQRKAILWQKIIKNKISNQAYVLKTTNHSKEAKELLNMAKNVNLNDSKNLESTAAALYFKTLFGKDFARNDICFINSGLNYGYAIIRSFIVRAVCISGLLPWQGIKHDNIYNDFNLCDDLIEVFRPLIDLCVFKLKDIKDSEFLDKETKQKLIGILQEEVILENKSYPLNRAINFYVQNFKNALLDNDEFMMVFYDRR, from the coding sequence ATGGCTTATGATGAAGCTTTTAAAAGTATATTGATTTCAAATCAAGCAAAACTAAGCCTTGAGCTAAATCATCTTGTTATAAAACAAGATGATAAAGAGGCTAGATTTTTTTTAAAAGATATTAATTTTATTATATTAGAGTCTTTACAAGCAAGTATTACTTCAAGTTTGCTTAGTATTTTAGCTAAATATAAAATTATACTTTTAACTTGCGATGAATCTCACAATATTAATGGAATTTTTTCTCCATTTTTAGGACATTTTATAAGTGCAAAAGTGGCTAAAAGACAAATTAAAGTAAGTTTGCAAAGAAAAGCAATTTTATGGCAAAAAATTATTAAAAACAAAATTTCAAATCAAGCTTATGTTTTAAAAACTACCAATCATTCTAAAGAAGCCAAAGAACTTTTAAATATGGCTAAAAATGTCAATTTAAACGACTCTAAAAACTTAGAATCAACCGCAGCTGCTTTATATTTTAAAACTTTATTTGGTAAAGATTTTGCAAGAAATGATATATGTTTTATAAATTCAGGATTAAATTATGGTTATGCTATTATAAGATCGTTTATAGTTAGGGCTGTTTGCATAAGTGGGCTTTTACCATGGCAGGGTATAAAGCATGATAATATTTACAATGATTTTAATCTTTGTGATGATTTGATAGAAGTTTTTAGACCATTGATTGATTTATGTGTATTTAAATTAAAAGATATAAAAGATAGTGAATTTTTAGATAAAGAAACAAAACAAAAGTTAATTGGTATTTTGCAAGAAGAAGTTATTCTTGAAAATAAATCTTACCCTTTAAATAGGGCTATAAATTTTTATGTGCAAAATTTTAAAAATGCTTTATTAGACAATGATGAATTTATGATGGTATTTTATGATAGAAGATAA
- the cas2 gene encoding CRISPR-associated endonuclease Cas2 → MIEDKFMRVLLMFDMPTKSKKDQKNASKFRTSLIKLGFFMMQFSVYVKICKGLTSAKTTIKSVEKILPPYGNIRVLTITEKQFDNMQILLGGVSFNEKMNDDKNLVLFEYDEKTQDFKYSNEKTNKQNKTNKLKQPSLFEF, encoded by the coding sequence ATGATAGAAGATAAATTTATGAGAGTTTTATTGATGTTTGATATGCCTACTAAAAGTAAAAAAGATCAAAAAAATGCGAGCAAATTTAGAACTTCATTAATAAAACTTGGATTTTTTATGATGCAATTTAGTGTATATGTAAAAATTTGCAAAGGATTAACTTCGGCAAAAACAACGATAAAATCTGTAGAAAAAATTTTACCACCTTATGGAAATATAAGGGTTTTAACTATAACAGAAAAACAATTTGATAATATGCAAATTTTATTAGGTGGAGTTTCTTTTAATGAAAAAATGAATGATGATAAAAATTTAGTTCTTTTTGAATATGATGAAAAAACTCAAGATTTTAAATATAGTAATGAAAAAACAAATAAACAAAATAAAACAAACAAACTTAAACAACCTAGTTTATTTGAATTTTAA
- a CDS encoding phosphatidylglycerophosphatase A, whose protein sequence is MQKLFLTFFYSGSINKAPGTFGTIAALIPAFFILRYLGIGTLILLAILLFLVSIKIIDQYEKQTGKHDDKHIVIDEVVGVFLALAICGQSVFTFLLSFVLFRFFDITKPSIIGKIDKKTKGGLGVMLDDVLAGIFAGLFSAVIYGILLKFNLLWFDISIMEIF, encoded by the coding sequence ATGCAAAAATTATTTTTAACTTTTTTTTACTCAGGTAGTATTAACAAAGCTCCAGGAACCTTTGGAACGATAGCAGCATTGATTCCTGCATTTTTTATTTTGCGGTATTTAGGCATAGGAACTTTGATTTTACTAGCAATTTTGCTTTTTTTGGTTTCTATAAAAATCATTGATCAATACGAAAAGCAAACAGGCAAACATGATGATAAACACATTGTTATAGATGAAGTTGTTGGGGTATTTTTAGCCTTAGCAATTTGCGGACAAAGCGTTTTTACTTTTTTGCTTTCTTTTGTTTTATTTAGATTTTTTGATATCACAAAACCATCTATCATCGGTAAAATCGATAAAAAAACCAAAGGTGGTTTAGGTGTAATGCTAGATGATGTTTTAGCAGGAATTTTCGCAGGATTATTTAGTGCAGTAATTTATGGAATTTTACTTAAATTTAATCTTTTATGGTTTGATATAAGCATTATGGAGATATTTTAA
- a CDS encoding ATP sulfurylase (sulfate adenylyltransferase) encodes MALQRKNSIIISEEEYEVLCFIKEGIFGSFTKLMNEKERDEVLSTGMINKQKIPYTLTFAPASTKENDTTLKNAKIGEKLEFICDDKVVGHIHLESKFENDKNANDIFRPNACLIQDFGKICISGDFEIYQNRIKTLKEEFEKIKKRLNPHNITAIVSSFDPFHRAHERILRWAIEQSDLVIIFLIESYENNGLSLSLKKRCFDVFAQNYLPSSRVLLIPLHNIKIFASHLNPILECALAKSFDCNKVFVGQNHAGLGMYFNQNRAFTVLDDFAKDYNIEVTILPEFVFCDECKMIVSTKSCPHGAHHHMKYHGDSLKNLLRLGIIPPAVFIRREVSALILSELFPNRFHNKQNIYSNLFPTHGILEHRSDKEFYEQLIKLHQMSYMV; translated from the coding sequence ATGGCATTACAAAGAAAAAATAGCATTATAATCTCAGAAGAAGAATATGAAGTTTTATGTTTTATAAAAGAAGGAATTTTTGGTTCTTTTACGAAACTAATGAATGAAAAAGAAAGAGATGAAGTTTTATCTACTGGAATGATTAACAAACAAAAAATTCCATATACTCTAACTTTTGCTCCCGCAAGTACCAAAGAAAACGACACTACTTTAAAAAATGCAAAAATTGGAGAAAAATTAGAATTTATATGTGATGATAAAGTCGTTGGACACATACATTTAGAAAGTAAATTTGAAAATGATAAAAATGCAAATGATATTTTTAGACCCAATGCCTGCTTAATACAAGATTTTGGAAAAATTTGCATTAGTGGAGATTTTGAAATTTATCAAAACCGCATTAAAACCCTAAAAGAAGAATTTGAAAAAATCAAAAAAAGACTAAATCCACATAATATCACAGCTATAGTTTCAAGTTTTGATCCTTTTCATAGAGCACATGAAAGAATTCTAAGATGGGCCATAGAACAATCTGATCTAGTAATAATCTTTTTAATAGAATCTTATGAAAATAATGGTTTGAGCTTAAGCCTTAAAAAGCGTTGTTTTGATGTTTTTGCACAAAATTATCTACCATCATCAAGAGTTTTGCTTATACCTTTACACAATATAAAAATTTTTGCCTCTCATTTAAATCCTATCTTAGAGTGTGCTTTAGCTAAAAGTTTTGATTGCAATAAAGTTTTTGTAGGACAAAATCATGCAGGACTTGGGATGTATTTTAATCAAAACAGAGCTTTTACCGTGCTTGATGATTTTGCAAAAGATTACAATATAGAAGTAACCATACTTCCTGAATTTGTATTTTGCGATGAATGTAAAATGATAGTTAGCACTAAATCATGCCCTCATGGAGCACATCATCATATGAAATATCACGGAGATTCTTTAAAAAATTTACTTAGACTTGGTATCATTCCACCAGCAGTTTTTATAAGAAGGGAAGTTTCGGCTTTGATTTTATCAGAGCTTTTTCCTAATCGTTTTCATAATAAACAAAATATCTATAGCAATTTATTTCCAACTCATGGAATTTTAGAACATAGAAGTGATAAAGAATTTTATGAACAACTTATAAAACTTCATCAAATGTCTTATATGGTGTAA
- a CDS encoding receiver domain protein, with amino-acid sequence MKVLIVENEFYLAQSIGSKLNSIGYECDIIANVSELTHHDYEIILLSTSMANFEHIIEIFKHKIIILLISYISSDTVLAPLKAGASDYIQKPFMIEELTRKIKHFQDFKKINILNHTYKSYLKHKFETAKLPDFDYKKIKLPLILKSNHQIFADHFVFNYTNEHNIANIYIDLSHQHNIDKIFKDNSLYYLVNFQNLKSIEKEKLLELASKKSVIIYTNSNLTHPDFQTIELGDDEKSFESNGILTIDDYVKHIIVSYQNVFPDTDLSKKLGISRKSLWEKRKKYGITKKK; translated from the coding sequence ATGAAAGTTTTAATAGTAGAAAATGAATTTTATTTAGCTCAAAGTATAGGTTCAAAGCTAAATTCTATAGGTTATGAATGCGATATCATTGCAAATGTTAGTGAATTAACTCATCATGATTATGAGATAATACTACTTTCAACTAGTATGGCAAATTTTGAACATATTATAGAAATTTTTAAACATAAAATTATTATTTTACTTATTTCTTATATAAGTTCTGATACGGTTTTAGCACCTTTAAAAGCAGGTGCGAGTGATTATATACAAAAACCCTTTATGATAGAAGAACTTACGCGTAAAATCAAACACTTCCAAGATTTTAAAAAAATAAATATTTTAAATCATACTTATAAATCTTATTTAAAGCACAAATTTGAAACAGCAAAATTACCTGATTTTGATTATAAAAAAATCAAACTACCGCTTATTTTAAAAAGTAATCATCAAATTTTTGCAGATCATTTTGTATTTAATTATACCAACGAACATAATATTGCAAATATATATATAGATCTTTCACATCAACACAATATTGATAAAATTTTTAAAGATAATTCTTTATATTATTTAGTCAATTTTCAAAATTTAAAATCCATAGAAAAAGAAAAATTACTAGAGCTAGCCTCCAAAAAATCAGTGATAATTTATACTAATTCTAATCTAACTCATCCTGATTTTCAAACCATAGAACTAGGCGATGATGAAAAAAGTTTTGAAAGTAATGGAATTTTAACAATTGATGATTATGTTAAGCATATTATAGTAAGTTATCAAAATGTTTTTCCTGACACAGATTTGTCAAAAAAATTAGGAATTTCAAGAAAATCTTTATGGGAGAAAAGGAAAAAATATGGCATTACAAAGAAAAAATAG
- a CDS encoding bifunctional 2-C-methyl-D-erythritol 4-phosphate cytidylyltransferase/2-C-methyl-D-erythritol 2,4-cyclodiphosphate synthase, with protein sequence MLDISLIMLSAGESSRFNAPVKKQFLRLGELPLWLYVTKNLSSFYPFKQIIVTSSNTSYMKKFAPEYNFIQGGDTRAKSLLNALELVQSEYVLVSDVARVLISKSLFDNIIENHDKADCISPVLKVSDTTIYAQELIERDKIKLIQTPQLSRTSMLKKALKQNTNFTDDSTAIKAIGGKIWYIQGDEMAKKITFKEDLKNLNLPKPSWEIFNGNGFDVHEFGENRPLLLGGVKIHDSMGLKAHSDGDVLTHALIDALLGAAGLGDIGELFPDNDMQYKNADSMLLLQNVYTMVQNYGFDFVNADVTIIAQTPKMKDFKEDIAFNIAKVLKTTPNKINIKATTTEHLGFIGRKEGIAVLASVNLKYFDWMKL encoded by the coding sequence ATGTTAGATATTTCCTTGATTATGTTATCCGCTGGAGAATCTTCAAGGTTTAATGCTCCAGTAAAAAAACAATTTTTAAGGCTAGGGGAATTACCTTTATGGCTATATGTTACTAAAAATTTGAGTTCTTTTTATCCTTTTAAACAAATAATTGTTACTTCTAGTAATACTTCTTATATGAAAAAATTCGCACCAGAATATAATTTTATCCAAGGTGGAGATACTAGGGCAAAATCTTTACTCAATGCTTTAGAATTAGTTCAAAGCGAATATGTTTTAGTTAGTGATGTAGCAAGAGTTTTAATTTCCAAAAGTCTTTTTGATAATATCATAGAAAATCATGATAAAGCTGATTGCATAAGCCCTGTTTTAAAAGTAAGCGATACAACTATTTATGCTCAAGAACTTATAGAAAGAGATAAAATAAAACTCATACAAACTCCTCAACTTTCACGCACAAGTATGCTTAAAAAAGCTCTAAAACAAAATACAAATTTCACAGATGATAGCACTGCTATAAAAGCTATTGGAGGAAAAATTTGGTATATACAAGGTGATGAAATGGCAAAAAAAATCACTTTTAAAGAAGATTTAAAAAATTTAAACCTTCCAAAACCATCTTGGGAAATTTTTAATGGAAATGGTTTTGATGTGCATGAATTTGGTGAAAATCGTCCTTTACTTTTAGGTGGAGTAAAAATTCACGATAGCATGGGACTTAAAGCACATTCTGATGGAGATGTATTAACTCATGCATTAATCGACGCACTTTTAGGAGCAGCAGGACTTGGCGATATAGGTGAACTTTTTCCAGACAACGACATGCAGTATAAAAATGCTGATTCTATGCTTTTATTGCAAAATGTTTATACTATGGTGCAAAATTATGGGTTTGATTTTGTTAATGCTGATGTAACCATCATTGCACAAACTCCAAAAATGAAAGATTTCAAAGAAGACATAGCTTTTAATATAGCTAAAGTCTTAAAAACTACTCCCAACAAAATCAACATTAAAGCCACCACCACAGAACATTTAGGATTTATAGGTAGAAAAGAAGGTATTGCTGTTTTAGCAAGCGTAAATTTAAAATATTTTGATTGGATGAAATTATGA
- a CDS encoding Mrp/NBP35 family ATP-binding protein, protein MKEKIEERLKQVIYPGFKKDIVSFGFVKKIETNEQKAHIVVEIVSANAQVAQELKLGIASALKDLNLELNLEIIQPKAPEEKSNSRSGKNIAPQIKNFLMISSGKGGVGKSTTTLNLAISLAKMGKRVGLLDADIYGPNIPRMLGESKSKPEIVGQKIRPILSHGVYMMSMGVLIEEGKGLMWRGSMIMKAIEQLLADVLWPELDVLLLDMPPGTGDAQITLAQSVPVSAGVCVSTPQVVSLDDSKRALDMFEKLHIPVAGIIENMSGFLCPDNGKEYDIFGKGTTEEMAKTYKCDVLAQIPIEMSVREGGDSGKPVSFYMPESVSSKRYLQAAEKIWEFIEKVNQEGKVDNSAIQPVMNGKSACSQ, encoded by the coding sequence TTGAAAGAAAAAATCGAAGAGAGATTAAAACAAGTTATATATCCAGGTTTTAAAAAAGATATAGTTAGTTTTGGTTTTGTTAAGAAAATCGAAACTAATGAGCAAAAAGCTCACATTGTAGTGGAAATTGTTTCTGCTAATGCACAAGTTGCACAAGAACTTAAACTAGGCATTGCGAGTGCTTTAAAAGATTTAAATTTAGAACTTAATTTAGAAATCATTCAACCAAAGGCTCCTGAAGAAAAAAGTAATTCAAGAAGTGGTAAAAATATCGCTCCGCAAATTAAAAATTTCCTTATGATTTCAAGTGGTAAAGGTGGAGTAGGTAAAAGCACTACGACTTTAAATTTAGCTATTTCTTTAGCCAAAATGGGTAAGAGAGTAGGGCTTTTAGACGCAGATATTTATGGCCCAAATATACCAAGAATGTTAGGTGAGAGTAAAAGTAAACCTGAAATTGTAGGCCAAAAAATTCGCCCTATTTTATCTCATGGGGTTTATATGATGAGTATGGGTGTGTTGATAGAAGAGGGTAAAGGTTTGATGTGGCGTGGTTCTATGATTATGAAAGCGATTGAACAACTTTTAGCTGATGTGCTTTGGCCTGAACTTGATGTGTTATTGCTTGATATGCCTCCTGGAACGGGTGATGCGCAAATTACCCTAGCTCAAAGTGTGCCAGTGAGTGCAGGAGTTTGTGTAAGCACTCCACAAGTAGTGTCTTTAGATGATAGCAAAAGAGCACTAGATATGTTTGAAAAATTACATATTCCAGTTGCGGGTATTATAGAGAATATGAGTGGCTTTTTATGTCCTGATAATGGTAAAGAATATGATATCTTTGGTAAAGGCACTACAGAAGAAATGGCAAAAACTTATAAATGCGATGTTTTAGCTCAAATTCCTATAGAAATGAGCGTAAGAGAAGGTGGAGATAGTGGTAAGCCTGTGAGTTTTTATATGCCTGAGAGTGTAAGTTCAAAAAGATACTTACAAGCTGCTGAAAAAATTTGGGAATTTATAGAAAAAGTAAATCAAGAAGGTAAAGTAGATAATTCAGCTATACAACCTGTAATGAATGGTAAAAGTGCGTGTTCGCAATAA
- a CDS encoding 2,3,4,5-tetrahydropyridine-2-carboxylate N-succinyltransferase, with amino-acid sequence MAIENKEEFLNLIKQIEQRINYKKPKAFAIARLDLSQVDSSKKLQANFGMINFEQNYAAAAVMFEAFFRRGVDVDFNESEFVATLIKEDLDFALECFAPFLQEQGHKNIEVIKAAKENFRENAFSFVCIFEDEAPKSLESVYLKLYLLSSKKVPLRSLNLTGAFGILPNVAWSDNRPIDLDFLRENEIDLKMSGRYPKIDYVDKFPRFLAHIIPEDNTRILESSKVRMGAVLAAGTTIMPGAAYVNFNAGTTGACMVEGRISSSAVVGEGSDVGGGASILGVLSGTSGNAISIGKACLLGANSVTGIPLGDNCIVDAGIAVLEGTKFALKNKEELQKINPDFNFDKDIYKGLELAGLNGLHFRQDSQSGTMIVAFNKKAIKLNEDLH; translated from the coding sequence ATGGCGATAGAAAATAAAGAAGAATTTTTAAATTTAATCAAGCAAATTGAGCAAAGAATCAATTATAAAAAACCTAAAGCTTTTGCTATAGCAAGACTTGATCTTAGTCAAGTTGATTCTAGTAAAAAACTTCAAGCTAATTTTGGAATGATTAATTTTGAGCAAAATTATGCTGCTGCAGCTGTTATGTTTGAAGCTTTTTTTAGAAGAGGGGTAGATGTTGATTTTAATGAAAGTGAGTTTGTGGCTACTTTGATTAAAGAAGATTTAGATTTTGCATTAGAATGTTTTGCTCCCTTTTTACAAGAGCAAGGCCATAAAAATATAGAAGTAATAAAAGCAGCAAAGGAAAATTTTAGAGAAAATGCTTTTTCTTTTGTTTGTATTTTTGAAGATGAAGCGCCAAAAAGTTTAGAAAGTGTGTATTTAAAACTTTACTTACTTTCAAGTAAAAAAGTGCCTTTAAGAAGCTTAAATTTAACAGGTGCTTTTGGAATTTTACCAAATGTGGCATGGAGTGATAATAGGCCTATTGATTTAGACTTTTTAAGAGAAAATGAGATAGATTTAAAAATGAGCGGAAGATATCCAAAAATTGATTATGTAGATAAATTTCCAAGATTTTTAGCCCATATTATTCCTGAGGATAATACTAGAATTTTAGAAAGTTCTAAAGTAAGAATGGGTGCTGTTTTAGCTGCGGGAACTACTATAATGCCAGGGGCTGCTTATGTGAATTTTAATGCAGGCACAACTGGAGCTTGTATGGTAGAAGGGCGTATTAGTTCTTCAGCTGTTGTGGGCGAGGGCAGCGATGTAGGAGGTGGTGCTTCCATACTTGGTGTTTTAAGTGGTACAAGTGGTAATGCAATTAGCATTGGAAAAGCTTGTCTTTTGGGTGCAAATTCAGTTACAGGAATTCCTTTAGGGGATAATTGTATAGTAGATGCAGGCATTGCTGTTTTAGAAGGGACTAAATTTGCTTTAAAAAATAAAGAAGAACTTCAAAAAATCAATCCTGACTTTAACTTTGATAAAGATATATATAAAGGTTTAGAATTAGCAGGGCTAAATGGTTTGCATTTTAGACAAGATTCTCAAAGTGGGACTATGATAGTAGCTTTTAATAAAAAAGCCATAAAACTTAATGAAGATTTACATTAA
- a CDS encoding Dps family protein has translation MSVTKQLLQLQADAHSLWIKFHNYHWNVKGLQFFSIHEYTEKAYEEMAELFDDCAERVLQLGEKAVVCPSVLLENAKAPKIQKDCFTPVEVLELIREDYKYLLAEFKKLNEEAEKASDTTTAAFAQENIAKYEKVLWMLNSTIQNTCSM, from the coding sequence ATGTCAGTAACAAAACAATTATTACAATTACAAGCAGATGCTCATAGTTTATGGATTAAATTTCATAATTATCACTGGAATGTAAAAGGTTTGCAGTTTTTTTCAATCCACGAATACACAGAAAAAGCTTACGAAGAAATGGCAGAACTTTTTGATGATTGTGCTGAAAGAGTTTTGCAGCTTGGAGAAAAAGCTGTAGTTTGCCCAAGTGTATTATTAGAAAATGCAAAAGCACCAAAAATTCAAAAAGATTGCTTTACCCCAGTAGAAGTTTTAGAGCTTATTAGAGAAGATTATAAATACCTTTTAGCTGAATTTAAAAAGCTAAATGAAGAAGCTGAAAAAGCAAGCGATACTACAACAGCTGCTTTTGCTCAAGAAAATATCGCAAAATATGAAAAAGTTCTTTGGATGCTTAATTCAACTATCCAAAATACTTGCTCTATGTAA
- a CDS encoding glucose-6-phosphate isomerase encodes MLNNTLFFKTQDFKKITAYANRMNDELKSGDIGYYHLVDTSFDLIKESKEFIATKTHIENIVLVGMGGSSCGVKALKELLFDHVEDKKLFIIDNTSSHTFTQTMQKIEPKKTLFIIASKSGTTIEVVSLFKLIIAYFDFKNENLHENFVFITDLNSKLHKLGEELKIKCFFIPENVGGRFSVLSAIGIVPLTFCNYDTKALLEGAKACYVDFFEKKCEQILQKAYHYCTHKSAHINVLFSYGDAFKGFNEWYIQLIAESLGKKQGFKRIGLTPIALIGARDQHSFLQLIMDGPKDKTITFLKIKDSQKSPSIPNISFNYLQTCDFTNEVNLHDLLNAQCDATMHALIAENLSVDVIELEKLDAWHCGYLMYYYELFTSACGIMLGINTYNQPGVEVGKLILKNMLSK; translated from the coding sequence ATGTTAAATAATACTTTATTTTTTAAAACTCAAGACTTTAAAAAAATCACTGCATATGCAAATAGAATGAATGATGAGTTAAAAAGTGGTGATATAGGGTATTATCACTTAGTAGATACAAGTTTTGATTTAATTAAAGAAAGTAAAGAATTTATCGCGACAAAAACTCATATAGAAAATATAGTTTTAGTTGGCATGGGTGGCTCAAGTTGTGGAGTAAAAGCTTTAAAAGAGCTTTTATTTGATCATGTAGAGGATAAAAAACTTTTTATTATAGATAATACATCTTCACATACTTTTACCCAAACTATGCAAAAAATCGAACCTAAAAAAACGCTTTTTATCATAGCAAGTAAATCAGGTACAACTATAGAGGTAGTTTCTTTATTTAAACTCATCATTGCTTATTTTGATTTTAAAAATGAAAATTTACATGAAAATTTTGTTTTTATCACAGATTTAAATTCAAAACTACATAAACTAGGTGAAGAATTAAAAATCAAATGTTTTTTTATACCAGAAAATGTTGGAGGAAGATTTAGCGTTTTATCTGCTATTGGTATTGTTCCTTTAACTTTTTGTAATTATGATACCAAAGCTTTACTAGAAGGTGCAAAAGCTTGTTATGTGGATTTTTTTGAAAAAAAATGTGAGCAAATTTTACAAAAAGCTTATCATTATTGCACGCATAAAAGTGCTCATATTAATGTGCTTTTTTCTTATGGAGACGCATTTAAAGGTTTTAATGAGTGGTATATACAACTAATCGCTGAAAGTTTAGGTAAAAAACAAGGTTTTAAACGCATAGGTTTAACTCCTATTGCTTTGATTGGTGCTAGGGATCAACATAGTTTTTTACAGCTTATCATGGATGGACCAAAAGACAAAACCATCACTTTTTTAAAAATCAAAGATAGTCAAAAATCTCCTAGTATTCCAAATATAAGTTTTAATTATTTACAAACTTGTGATTTTACCAATGAAGTCAATTTGCACGATCTTTTAAACGCTCAATGTGATGCAACCATGCATGCTTTAATTGCTGAAAACTTAAGTGTAGATGTGATAGAACTTGAAAAATTAGATGCTTGGCATTGTGGATATTTGATGTATTATTATGAATTATTTACCTCAGCTTGTGGCATTATGCTTGGGATTAATACTTACAATCAACCTGGTGTAGAAGTTGGAAAATTAATACTCAAAAATATGCTAAGCAAATAA
- the galU gene encoding UTP--glucose-1-phosphate uridylyltransferase GalU, producing MLQTCIFPAAGYGTRFLPATKTLPKEMLPILTKPLIHYGVDEALEAGMETMGFVTGRGKRALEDYFDISYELEHQIAGTKKEYLLSEIRTLIDRCTFTFTRQNEMKGLGDAVLKAKPLVQDEAFGVILADDLCVNEDGVNVMAQMVKIYEKYRCSVIAVMEVEENQVSNYGVIAGNAVEEDLIMVNSMIEKPDPKDAPSNLAIIGRYILTPDIFGILENTKAGKNGEIQLTDALLSQATNNMVLAYKFKGKRFDCGSVEGFVEATNYFYEKSKKC from the coding sequence ATGCTTCAAACTTGTATTTTTCCTGCAGCAGGCTATGGTACTAGATTTTTACCTGCTACAAAAACTCTACCTAAAGAAATGTTACCTATACTAACTAAACCTTTAATTCATTATGGAGTAGATGAAGCTTTAGAAGCTGGTATGGAGACTATGGGTTTTGTCACAGGGCGTGGAAAAAGAGCTTTGGAGGATTATTTTGATATTTCTTATGAGCTTGAACATCAAATAGCAGGCACAAAAAAAGAATACCTTTTAAGCGAAATAAGAACTCTCATAGATCGTTGCACTTTTACTTTTACAAGACAAAATGAAATGAAAGGCTTAGGAGATGCGGTTTTAAAAGCAAAACCTTTAGTGCAAGATGAAGCTTTTGGGGTAATTTTGGCAGATGATTTATGTGTGAATGAAGATGGAGTTAATGTAATGGCTCAAATGGTAAAAATATATGAAAAATACCGCTGTTCGGTTATAGCTGTAATGGAAGTTGAAGAAAATCAAGTTTCAAATTATGGAGTTATAGCAGGAAATGCTGTAGAAGAGGATTTAATCATGGTAAATTCTATGATAGAAAAACCCGATCCAAAAGATGCTCCAAGTAACTTAGCCATTATAGGAAGATACATTCTAACACCTGATATTTTTGGAATTTTAGAAAACACTAAAGCAGGAAAAAATGGAGAAATTCAGCTTACTGATGCACTACTTTCACAAGCAACTAATAATATGGTTTTAGCTTATAAATTTAAAGGAAAAAGATTTGATTGTGGAAGTGTAGAAGGCTTTGTAGAGGCAACAAATTATTTTTATGAGAAAAGTAAAAAATGTTAA
- a CDS encoding IMPACT family protein, whose amino-acid sequence MKTIEQIYQAKIEIKKSTFLAFLCPFKDFKNLMQKLKSEHLKAVHFVYAYRYLNEFGQIIEDKSDDGEPKGTSAMPCLNVLRGALLVNCAVIVVRYFGGIKLGTGGLVRAYSEATNEAILNAMLLEFEAKNILNLNIPFHLYARFEHFLKKHNIDYKVVFKEVVELSLNLNSKEEKEFKNFAKEFEFSGLIWK is encoded by the coding sequence ATGAAAACCATTGAGCAAATTTATCAAGCAAAAATAGAAATAAAAAAATCCACTTTCTTGGCGTTTTTATGTCCTTTTAAAGATTTTAAAAATCTTATGCAAAAACTAAAAAGCGAACATTTAAAAGCCGTGCATTTTGTATATGCTTATAGGTATTTAAATGAATTTGGGCAAATTATAGAAGATAAAAGCGATGATGGAGAGCCAAAAGGAACTTCTGCTATGCCTTGTTTAAATGTATTAAGAGGAGCTTTGCTTGTTAATTGTGCGGTGATTGTGGTGCGTTATTTTGGTGGTATTAAACTTGGCACAGGCGGACTTGTAAGAGCTTATAGCGAAGCTACAAATGAAGCTATTTTAAATGCAATGCTTTTAGAATTTGAAGCCAAAAATATTTTAAATTTAAACATTCCTTTTCATCTTTATGCAAGATTTGAGCATTTTTTAAAAAAACATAATATTGATTATAAAGTGGTGTTTAAAGAAGTGGTAGAACTTAGTTTAAATTTAAACAGCAAAGAGGAAAAAGAATTTAAAAATTTTGCTAAAGAATTTGAATTTAGCGGACTTATTTGGAAGTAA